A genome region from Helicobacter sp. MIT 21-1697 includes the following:
- a CDS encoding restriction endonuclease: MQTQQIIDFLKAYNYDVRITHNARWIDQKCTCDVLSIIADCILEYTDYNINIEFSISDIWQSEYANQNVVAIFSKPSTDSVFARNEYDKFFSQPINLFAYSGILEFVSKKGTSNIFKINNLALLEFIAMRETNALKFLILYIEKVLIDSGIYNFFHIFLEYQDKETFRNLKDNFAQFTIQNTPINQDVECGRIFTKILNPLAFKYQKKGTRKGHLSKTIITFDELKYNRINWYDEYSNKDKLLTRQEHEQINFALQANAHYNIQKAKKVVRRYNDRFNNGLSEVKQQNENVKATQIHHIFPASEFPTISDFIENLIALTPNQHFSYAHPNNQTKYIDKDFQYICLLAKTNTIMNDLAQTYDFDNYKFVLNTGLNTKEFETIFDFVALIEKIDYFYSDFNTNKYQNFIKENRPNINFEKS, translated from the coding sequence ATGCAAACACAACAAATTATTGATTTTTTAAAAGCCTATAATTATGATGTTAGAATAACTCATAATGCAAGATGGATAGACCAAAAATGCACTTGCGATGTATTGTCTATTATCGCAGATTGTATTTTGGAATACACGGATTACAATATTAATATAGAATTTTCTATCAGTGATATTTGGCAAAGTGAATATGCAAATCAAAATGTTGTAGCAATTTTCTCTAAACCTAGCACAGATTCTGTGTTTGCACGCAATGAATATGATAAATTCTTTTCCCAGCCCATTAATCTTTTCGCTTATAGCGGTATTTTAGAGTTTGTAAGTAAAAAAGGCACAAGTAATATTTTCAAAATCAACAACTTAGCATTGCTAGAATTTATTGCTATGCGGGAGACAAATGCCTTAAAATTTTTAATTTTATACATTGAAAAAGTGTTGATAGATAGTGGAATCTATAATTTCTTTCACATTTTCTTAGAATATCAAGATAAAGAAACTTTTAGAAATTTAAAAGATAATTTTGCACAATTTACAATACAAAACACTCCAATTAACCAAGATGTAGAATGTGGCAGAATCTTTACTAAAATCCTCAATCCTCTAGCTTTCAAATATCAGAAAAAAGGTACGAGAAAAGGGCATCTTTCAAAGACAATCATTACTTTTGATGAACTTAAATATAATAGAATTAATTGGTATGATGAATATAGCAATAAAGATAAATTGCTCACAAGACAAGAACACGAACAGATAAATTTCGCACTACAAGCAAATGCTCATTACAACATACAAAAGGCTAAAAAGGTGGTTCGTAGGTATAATGATAGATTTAATAATGGCTTATCTGAAGTGAAACAACAAAACGAAAATGTAAAGGCTACGCAAATTCATCATATATTTCCAGCTTCAGAATTTCCAACTATTAGCGATTTCATAGAAAATCTTATTGCTCTAACCCCCAATCAACATTTTTCTTATGCACACCCTAATAACCAAACAAAATATATAGACAAAGATTTTCAATATATTTGCCTACTTGCAAAAACAAATACAATAATGAATGATTTAGCACAAACTTATGATTTTGATAATTATAAATTTGTATTAAATACAGGGCTCAATACAAAGGAATTTGAAACAATTTTTGATTTTGTAGCATTAATTGAAAAAATAGACTATTTCTACTCGGATTTCAATACGAACAAATATCAAAACTTCATTAAAGAGAACAGACCAAATATTAATTTTGAAAAAAGCTAA